The proteins below are encoded in one region of Scomber japonicus isolate fScoJap1 chromosome 24, fScoJap1.pri, whole genome shotgun sequence:
- the LOC128354161 gene encoding carboxy-terminal domain RNA polymerase II polypeptide A small phosphatase 1-like: protein MDNPSSVITQVSRDEEGNKASGERGSSPSLSSKKPRSGGLFSSLFCCLCRDQPEQPPVNNNAPLLVEENGTVSKIQVKPLLPPAKSKDSGKICVVIDLDETLVHSSFKPVNNADFIIPVEIDGTVHQVYVLKRPHVDEFLKRMGELFECVLFTASLAKYADPVSDLLDKWGAFRCRLFRESCVFHRGNYVKDLSRLGRDLNKVIIVDNSPASYIFHPDNAVPVASWFDDMSDTELLDLIPFFERLSKVDNVYTVLKHQGTAS, encoded by the exons gTTCTTCGCCCTCTCTGTCCTCTAAGAAGCCCAGGAGCGGAGGTCTCTTCTCCAGCCTTTTCTGCTGCCTTTGTCGGGACCAGCCTGAGCAGCCGCCAGTCAACAACAATGCCCCGCTGCTGGTTGAAGAGAACGGAACGGTCTCCAAA ATCCAGGTGAAACCACTGCTGCCTCCAGCGAAGTCAAAAGACTCTGGAAAGATCTGTGTGGTTATAGATCTGGATGAGACATTAGTTCACAGTTCTTTTAAG CCTGTGAACAATGCAGATTTCATCATTCCTGTGGAAATAGATGGAACAGTACACCAG GTGTATGTCCTGAAGCGGCCTCACGTCGACGAGTTCCTGAAGAGGATGGGAGAACTGTTTGAGTGTGTTCTGTTCACTGCCAGTTTAGCCAAG TATGCAGACCCCGTCTCTGATCTCCTTGACAAGTGGGGGGCTTTCCGCTGTCGCCTCTTCCGGGAGTCCTGCGTGTTCCACCGAGGAAATTACGTCAAGGACCTGAGTCGCCTGGGTCGTGACCTTAACAAGGTCATCATCGTGGACAACTCCCCAGCCTCCTACATCTTCCATCCTGACAACGCA GTGCCTGTAGCCTCGTGGTTCGACGACATGTCCGACACTGAGCTGCTGGACCTCATCCCATTCTTTGAGAGGCTGAGCAAAGTGGATAACGTCTACACAGTCCTCAAGCACCAAGGGACCGCAAGCTAA